A single Dechloromonas denitrificans DNA region contains:
- a CDS encoding ankyrin repeat domain-containing protein encodes MNKSTLYALLLACGLLPAAHAFEESPAVPERLRPGGEGRQRALPEQFSAVAQPAWDDRLPAIPAATGELIAASRAGQLEAVKELLAAGALPNAPDALGERPLLAAVAGEHGEIVRLLLQRGASPNVKGPQGLAPLSMAAAAGNPGMVRLLLKAGAVVDARSDNRTTALHEAVRFDHPGIVRELMAAGPELARYDREGLHPLALAAALGRLACLSALFEAGVDADIPDRTGLTALYWARRYDQALAEVILVEHGASREAWPIVVD; translated from the coding sequence ATGAACAAATCCACCCTTTACGCGCTGCTGCTGGCCTGTGGCTTGCTGCCTGCCGCCCATGCCTTCGAGGAATCGCCCGCCGTGCCGGAACGTCTGCGACCCGGTGGCGAAGGCCGGCAGCGCGCCTTGCCCGAGCAATTTTCAGCTGTCGCCCAGCCGGCCTGGGACGACCGGCTGCCGGCCATTCCCGCCGCCACCGGCGAATTGATCGCGGCCAGCCGGGCCGGCCAACTGGAGGCGGTCAAGGAACTGCTGGCGGCCGGCGCCCTGCCCAATGCGCCGGATGCGCTCGGCGAACGGCCCTTGCTGGCAGCCGTGGCCGGCGAGCATGGCGAAATCGTGCGCCTGCTGCTGCAGCGCGGGGCCAGCCCCAACGTCAAGGGGCCGCAGGGCCTCGCCCCGCTGAGCATGGCGGCGGCGGCCGGCAATCCCGGCATGGTCCGCCTGTTGCTGAAGGCCGGTGCCGTGGTCGATGCGCGTAGCGACAACCGCACGACGGCGCTGCACGAAGCGGTCCGATTCGATCATCCCGGGATTGTTCGCGAACTGATGGCGGCCGGCCCCGAGCTGGCCCGCTATGACCGCGAAGGCCTGCATCCGCTGGCCCTGGCCGCAGCCCTCGGCCGTCTGGCCTGCCTGAGCGCCTTGTTCGAGGCCGGCGTCGATGCCGATATCCCCGACAGGACCGGCCTGACCGCCCTCTACTGGGCGCGCCGCTACGACCAGGCGCTGGCCGAGGTCATCCTGGTTGAGCACGGCGCCAGCCGGGAAGCCTGGCCGATCGTGGTCGATTGA
- a CDS encoding type II secretion system protein codes for MVNCAGPLPFADRSQGGFTYLGLLFAVAIAGIALAGTGALWQLESRREKEKELLFIGEEFRRAIGSYYDISPGADKQYPEKLDDLLLDKRFPMPVRHLRRLYRDPMTADGAWELIRSQGRIIGVVSASPGKPVKIAGFPAEQQDFEGATRYAEWRFTHSGGSNNPAPAAGAAAGQGEGGR; via the coding sequence ATGGTGAATTGCGCCGGGCCGCTGCCTTTTGCCGATAGAAGCCAGGGCGGTTTCACCTATCTCGGCCTGCTTTTCGCGGTGGCCATCGCCGGCATTGCGCTGGCCGGCACCGGCGCGCTGTGGCAACTGGAAAGCCGGCGCGAGAAGGAAAAGGAGCTGCTGTTCATCGGCGAGGAATTCCGCCGGGCGATCGGCAGCTATTACGACATTTCGCCCGGTGCCGATAAACAATATCCGGAAAAACTCGACGATCTGTTGCTCGACAAGCGCTTCCCGATGCCGGTTCGCCATCTGCGCCGCCTCTACCGCGACCCGATGACGGCGGATGGCGCCTGGGAATTGATCAGGAGCCAGGGGCGGATCATCGGCGTGGTCAGCGCATCGCCCGGGAAACCGGTCAAGATCGCCGGCTTCCCGGCCGAGCAGCAGGATTTCGAGGGCGCCACCCGCTATGCCGAGTGGCGCTTCACCCACAGCGGCGGCAGCAACAATCCGGCACCCGCTGCCGGGGCTGCCGCCGGGCAGGGCGAGGGCGGGCGTTGA
- a CDS encoding secretin and TonB N-terminal domain-containing protein, protein MKRRGLFLLMALALGGCSHPAFREGLAALSLGKKEEGISSLEKAVRDEPRNAEMKASLIRHRGETIDGYLAEAERQRAAGQPEAAGQAYRQVLALDAGNARARQGMEQLVADRRNGEQLLQAEQLLKKSDLIGAERVIRTVRAQDPLNTGARQLQQQVDQQREKEGNGFSNPAVKAALAKPVVLEFRDATLKSVFEVLSRSSGLNFVFDKDVKGDSKVTLFVRNSPLEDILRLILKTNQLEKSQLNDNSFLIYPNSPAKGKEYQELVVRSFYLANTDVKQAMSLVKTVAKSKDVFADEKLNLLIVKDTPEAIRLIERLIESLDLAEPEVMLEVEVLEVTRSRLNEFGLDWPDSIGYGALQKEISTQTIANGVTLNNVTPGGTLAAGFVNAQKIGSLTSFVANPAFTLNIKGQNADTNVLANPRIRVKNREKAKIHIGDKLPVFTTTSTANVGVSASVNYLDVGLKLDVEPNVMLDDEVSIKIGLEVSSIAKEIAGPSNSLAYQIGTRSASTVLRLKNGETSVLAGLISDEERKSTSHVPGIGEIPILGRAFGSHRDTSSKTEIILLITPRVLRNIHRPDFGQPALPSGTESTIGALPLAIKTQGPKSLGISPRGGSAAVQPPLGTPGAIVEVDATAQAPASAVAEGLQISGPAEATGGSEIDIGIATPGQGAPVIVDIAFDPTLLEAKLPAASGAGRVSLRVDQGRGSLRLRALPGAKGETRVDVVGAALEGGEAIAGAAGSHVLKLKSP, encoded by the coding sequence TTGAAACGACGCGGTTTGTTCCTGCTCATGGCGCTGGCTCTTGGCGGTTGTTCGCACCCGGCATTCCGCGAAGGCTTGGCGGCGCTCTCGCTGGGCAAGAAGGAGGAGGGCATCAGTTCGCTGGAGAAGGCGGTACGCGACGAACCGCGCAACGCCGAAATGAAGGCCTCGTTGATTCGTCATCGTGGCGAAACGATCGATGGCTACCTTGCCGAGGCCGAGCGCCAGCGGGCGGCCGGTCAGCCGGAAGCGGCCGGCCAGGCCTACCGCCAGGTGCTCGCCCTCGATGCCGGCAATGCCCGAGCCCGGCAGGGCATGGAACAACTGGTGGCGGACCGGCGCAATGGCGAGCAGTTGCTGCAGGCCGAGCAATTGTTGAAAAAGAGCGACCTGATCGGCGCCGAGCGGGTCATCCGCACCGTGCGGGCGCAGGACCCGCTCAACACCGGGGCGCGCCAGCTGCAACAGCAGGTCGATCAGCAGCGCGAGAAGGAGGGCAACGGGTTCTCCAACCCGGCCGTCAAGGCGGCGCTGGCCAAGCCGGTGGTGCTTGAATTCCGCGATGCGACGCTGAAGTCGGTTTTTGAAGTGCTGTCTCGTTCGTCGGGCCTGAATTTCGTCTTCGACAAGGACGTCAAGGGCGACAGCAAGGTCACGCTGTTCGTCCGCAACAGTCCGCTGGAGGACATCCTGCGGCTGATCCTCAAGACCAATCAGCTGGAGAAGAGCCAGCTCAACGACAACAGCTTCCTGATTTATCCGAATTCCCCGGCCAAGGGCAAGGAGTACCAGGAGCTGGTGGTACGCAGCTTTTATCTCGCCAATACCGATGTCAAACAGGCGATGAGCCTGGTCAAGACGGTGGCCAAGAGCAAGGACGTGTTCGCCGATGAAAAGCTCAACCTGCTGATCGTCAAGGACACGCCGGAGGCGATTCGCCTGATCGAGCGGCTGATCGAGTCGCTCGACCTGGCCGAGCCGGAAGTGATGCTCGAGGTCGAGGTGCTGGAAGTGACGCGCAGCCGGCTCAACGAGTTCGGGCTGGACTGGCCGGATTCGATCGGCTACGGCGCCCTGCAGAAAGAAATCAGCACGCAGACGATCGCCAATGGCGTGACGCTCAACAATGTCACGCCCGGCGGCACGCTGGCGGCCGGTTTCGTCAATGCGCAGAAAATCGGCAGCCTGACCTCCTTTGTCGCCAACCCGGCCTTCACGCTGAACATCAAGGGCCAGAACGCCGACACCAATGTGCTGGCCAATCCGCGCATCCGGGTCAAGAACCGCGAAAAGGCCAAGATCCACATCGGCGACAAACTGCCGGTCTTCACCACCACCTCGACTGCCAATGTCGGCGTCTCGGCTTCGGTTAACTACCTCGACGTCGGCCTGAAGCTCGATGTCGAACCGAATGTGATGCTCGACGACGAAGTGTCGATCAAGATCGGCCTGGAGGTGAGCAGTATCGCCAAGGAAATTGCCGGGCCGTCCAATTCGCTGGCCTATCAGATCGGCACCCGCAGCGCGAGCACGGTGCTTCGCCTGAAGAACGGCGAAACCTCGGTGCTGGCTGGCCTGATCAGTGACGAGGAGCGCAAGAGCACGAGCCATGTGCCGGGCATCGGCGAAATCCCCATCCTCGGCCGGGCTTTCGGCAGCCATCGCGATACCTCGTCGAAGACCGAGATCATCCTGCTGATCACGCCGCGCGTGCTGCGCAACATCCATCGGCCGGATTTCGGGCAACCGGCCTTGCCCTCGGGTACCGAATCGACGATAGGCGCGCTGCCGTTGGCCATCAAGACGCAAGGCCCCAAGTCGCTCGGCATCAGCCCGCGCGGCGGCAGCGCGGCCGTCCAGCCGCCGCTCGGAACCCCTGGGGCTATCGTCGAAGTCGATGCGACGGCCCAGGCGCCGGCATCGGCGGTGGCCGAAGGTCTGCAGATCAGCGGCCCGGCCGAGGCAACCGGCGGCAGCGAGATCGATATCGGCATCGCCACGCCGGGCCAGGGCGCGCCGGTGATCGTCGATATCGCCTTCGACCCGACCTTGCTTGAAGCGAAACTGCCGGCCGCCAGTGGTGCCGGCCGGGTCAGCCTGCGCGTCGATCAGGGCCGGGGCAGCCTGCGTTTGCGGGCTTTGCCGGGCGCCAAGGGGGAAACCCGGGTCGACGTGGTTGGTGCCGCGCTTGAAGGCGGCGAGGCGATTGCCGGCGCGGCTGGCTCGCATGTGCTGAAACTCAAATCGCCGTGA
- the epsA gene encoding XrtB/PEP-CTERM-associated transcriptional regulator EpsA, with protein MDTLITLSPVELERLLITIESSQQVHRRHQYFLWSQGALQSFLPHDVLVFGHGEYGTPNFRCEVLARNNTWEDRALHAELNRLVQMMVENWQSSGHIPRFFGPASDEGGAGGSVIGQALDRLGLGHALAHGAKEFPGDCSGFFVFMRMADAPGRRHAYFAEMLMPYLHTTLHRMLQLEKEMPSRRLRPGLTLSTREAQVISLVRDGNTNQQIAKVLELSPLTVKNHVQNVLRKLEVANRAQAVAKAVKARLIGDTVGS; from the coding sequence ATGGATACCCTGATCACCCTGAGCCCGGTCGAACTCGAACGTCTGCTGATCACCATCGAGTCGTCGCAACAGGTGCATCGGCGGCATCAGTACTTCCTCTGGTCGCAGGGCGCGCTACAGAGTTTTCTGCCGCATGACGTGCTGGTCTTCGGGCATGGCGAGTACGGCACGCCGAATTTCCGCTGCGAAGTGCTGGCCCGCAACAATACCTGGGAGGATAGGGCGCTGCATGCCGAACTCAACCGCCTGGTCCAGATGATGGTGGAAAACTGGCAGAGCAGCGGCCATATCCCCCGCTTTTTCGGCCCGGCCAGCGACGAGGGCGGGGCGGGCGGCAGCGTCATCGGCCAGGCCCTCGACCGGCTTGGCCTTGGCCACGCGCTGGCGCATGGTGCCAAGGAGTTTCCCGGCGACTGTTCGGGATTTTTCGTCTTCATGCGCATGGCCGATGCTCCCGGCCGCCGCCATGCCTACTTTGCCGAAATGCTGATGCCCTATCTGCACACCACGCTGCACCGCATGCTGCAGCTGGAAAAGGAGATGCCGTCGCGCCGCCTGCGCCCCGGCCTGACGCTTAGCACGCGCGAAGCCCAGGTCATTTCGCTGGTCCGCGATGGCAACACCAACCAGCAGATTGCCAAAGTCCTCGAACTTAGTCCGCTGACCGTCAAGAACCATGTTCAGAACGTGCTGCGCAAGCTGGAAGTCGCCAACCGCGCCCAGGCGGTAGCCAAGGCCGTCAAGGCACGGCTGATCGGCGATACCGTCGGCAGTTGA
- a CDS encoding ShlB/FhaC/HecB family hemolysin secretion/activation protein, whose translation MHFVKHLLSAALLGTVFFSATARAAATFDLFEFAVEGNSVLADVDIERAVYPSLGPGRTAADVEKARAALEAAYQQSGYLSVSVVVPEQSVADGVIRLQVIEGQVERLKVSGNRYTARSDLRAEVPALAAGSVPHFPTMQAELAQASRSPDRRVTPLLRPGVRPGTMEVELAVEDELPLHGNVELNNRQSPDTSPLRLEAGIRYANLFQKQHSAGLNYVVAPENPDEVSVLAAFYNAPLSATRSLSTFVQHSNSNIATSFGSTVLGKGTTFGARFSQTLPQPAGIANFFHSLSLGMDFKNLAESQNALGADKKDTPLRYTPLVAQYTFSNFGESGEFTGNLSLVVNLNTSSRRVDCQGVDMDQFECRRAYARAGFSVVRGDLSYSKRLLGWEGMSRLDFQISSQPLVSPEQILAGGMDSVRSYYEGETAGDAGWRLRGEIKTPTLIAFGDLGLRAIGFVEGARLWLNSPLPGQTSEFSLASAGFGLRLKGEKGGPLLVVDAGQALKAGPRTEKGAQRVHVRLGYEF comes from the coding sequence ATGCATTTCGTCAAACATCTCCTCTCTGCGGCCCTGCTCGGCACGGTCTTTTTCTCCGCTACCGCCCGGGCGGCGGCGACTTTTGATCTGTTCGAATTCGCGGTCGAAGGCAACAGCGTGCTGGCCGATGTCGATATCGAGCGCGCCGTTTATCCCTCGCTCGGGCCGGGCAGGACCGCGGCCGATGTCGAGAAGGCGCGCGCCGCGCTGGAGGCGGCTTATCAGCAGAGCGGCTATCTGTCGGTTTCGGTCGTTGTGCCGGAGCAGTCGGTGGCGGACGGCGTGATCCGGTTGCAGGTCATCGAGGGGCAGGTCGAGCGTCTGAAAGTCAGTGGCAACCGCTATACGGCGCGTAGCGATCTGCGCGCCGAGGTGCCGGCGCTTGCCGCCGGTTCGGTGCCGCATTTTCCGACCATGCAGGCCGAACTGGCGCAGGCCAGTCGTTCGCCCGACCGCCGAGTGACGCCGTTGCTGCGCCCCGGTGTCCGGCCGGGAACGATGGAAGTCGAACTCGCCGTCGAGGACGAGTTGCCGCTGCACGGCAATGTCGAGCTGAACAACCGGCAAAGCCCGGATACCTCGCCGCTACGGCTGGAGGCCGGCATCCGCTATGCCAACCTGTTCCAGAAACAGCACAGCGCCGGCCTCAATTACGTGGTCGCCCCGGAGAATCCCGATGAAGTGAGCGTGCTGGCCGCTTTCTATAACGCGCCGCTGAGCGCTACCCGTTCGCTGTCGACCTTCGTCCAGCACTCGAACAGCAACATCGCCACCTCTTTCGGCAGCACCGTGCTCGGCAAGGGCACCACGTTCGGCGCCCGGTTCTCGCAGACCTTGCCGCAACCGGCCGGTATCGCCAATTTCTTTCATTCGCTGTCGCTCGGGATGGATTTCAAGAATCTGGCGGAATCGCAGAACGCGCTGGGCGCCGACAAGAAGGACACGCCGCTGCGCTACACGCCGCTGGTCGCCCAATACACCTTCAGCAATTTTGGCGAGTCCGGCGAGTTCACCGGCAACCTCAGCTTGGTCGTCAATCTGAATACCAGCTCGCGGCGCGTCGATTGCCAGGGCGTCGACATGGACCAGTTCGAGTGTCGCCGGGCCTATGCCCGCGCCGGCTTTTCGGTGGTGCGCGGCGATCTTTCCTATTCGAAACGCCTGCTCGGCTGGGAGGGCATGTCCCGTCTCGATTTCCAGATCAGTTCGCAGCCGCTGGTTTCGCCGGAGCAGATTCTGGCCGGCGGCATGGACAGCGTGCGCAGTTACTACGAAGGCGAGACGGCCGGCGATGCCGGCTGGCGTTTGCGCGGCGAGATCAAGACGCCGACGCTGATCGCCTTCGGCGACCTCGGCCTGCGCGCCATCGGTTTCGTCGAAGGCGCGCGGCTGTGGTTGAACAGCCCGCTGCCCGGCCAGACCAGCGAGTTTTCGCTGGCCAGCGCCGGTTTCGGGCTGCGTCTGAAGGGTGAAAAGGGTGGTCCGCTACTGGTAGTCGATGCCGGACAGGCATTGAAAGCCGGGCCGCGTACCGAAAAAGGCGCGCAGCGGGTGCATGTGCGGCTGGGTTATGAATTCTGA
- a CDS encoding type II secretion system protein, with protein MAARKKGFTLIELLVVMSVIATLLTIAVPRYFQHLDRAREAALRESLAVMRDAVDKYRGDTGRYPETLEELVTKRYLRKVPPDPITESTESWVLVPPPDEPGQRKVWDVRSGAEGQGQNGSDYATW; from the coding sequence ATGGCGGCGCGCAAAAAGGGCTTCACGCTGATCGAATTGCTGGTCGTCATGTCGGTGATCGCCACCTTGCTGACCATCGCCGTGCCGCGCTATTTCCAGCATCTCGACCGGGCGCGGGAAGCGGCGCTGCGCGAGTCGCTGGCGGTGATGCGCGACGCCGTCGATAAATACCGCGGCGACACCGGCCGCTACCCGGAAACGCTCGAAGAACTGGTGACCAAGCGCTACCTGCGCAAGGTGCCACCCGACCCGATTACCGAAAGTACTGAAAGCTGGGTTCTCGTGCCGCCGCCGGACGAACCGGGCCAGCGCAAGGTCTGGGACGTGCGCAGCGGTGCCGAAGGACAGGGACAAAACGGCAGCGATTACGCGACATGGTGA
- a CDS encoding substrate-binding domain-containing protein: MQVKKIVSLCALACAAMAGSSAHAALSAAAIADLDSAVPAGRIVFISGASAVQKGFTSVIASTFTGTPVYYSVKGGGKSTKVTDADFVAVSGTLAAGTGTWAGQKAIVIYRVKGGSVYGVNSVAREDMIESMLVTKTACGTSGTGTSADPYSCGTTTMAPDAGVSDIAPKHFVYGVNTEGEIPAEALNDIEIGRLTSTPLYGLAFGIPVTNTVPDTVKFNRATIAAIMSGNVGTWSSVANAGSGDIIVCRRVPGSGTQAVYNMWANNTSCPGTSVDPADRYASDAWDDGARTFTYDPASPKNGLVVIENSTSGNVRDCLNAAVNGGTYKTSDRSGQEVTVNFVAGGNKAIGTLSMDSLKDSLSSGKWQFRALDGVGKLVQDTAGAAPTTVVPAGYSAGKVPSFDAYENGDWDLQGWVSFNVPARTTGAKLEFLNKFISNAQSTAVLQATADLKFVAAGIPSNAGVSGSYALDAEYLGNNQCNPYQRNYND; the protein is encoded by the coding sequence ATGCAAGTCAAGAAAATCGTTTCCTTGTGCGCTCTCGCCTGTGCCGCCATGGCCGGGTCTTCAGCTCACGCAGCCCTGTCCGCCGCCGCCATCGCCGATCTGGACTCTGCCGTTCCAGCCGGCCGCATCGTCTTCATCTCTGGTGCCTCCGCTGTGCAGAAGGGCTTTACCAGCGTCATCGCCAGCACCTTCACCGGCACCCCTGTTTATTACTCGGTCAAGGGCGGCGGCAAGTCAACCAAGGTAACCGATGCCGATTTCGTTGCCGTTTCCGGCACGCTGGCAGCCGGTACCGGTACCTGGGCTGGCCAGAAGGCCATCGTCATCTACCGTGTCAAGGGTGGCTCGGTCTACGGCGTTAATTCCGTGGCTCGTGAAGACATGATCGAGTCCATGCTGGTCACCAAGACAGCCTGCGGTACGTCCGGTACCGGCACGTCCGCCGATCCGTACTCCTGTGGCACCACCACCATGGCGCCGGATGCCGGTGTTTCCGACATTGCCCCGAAGCATTTCGTCTATGGCGTCAATACCGAGGGTGAAATTCCCGCTGAAGCGCTGAACGACATCGAAATCGGCCGGCTGACCTCGACCCCGTTGTACGGCCTGGCTTTCGGCATTCCGGTCACCAATACCGTTCCGGATACCGTCAAGTTCAATCGTGCCACGATTGCCGCCATCATGTCCGGCAACGTCGGTACCTGGTCTTCGGTCGCCAATGCCGGTTCGGGCGACATCATCGTCTGCCGTCGCGTGCCGGGTTCCGGTACCCAGGCCGTCTATAACATGTGGGCCAACAACACGTCCTGCCCGGGTACTTCGGTCGATCCGGCTGACCGTTATGCTTCCGATGCCTGGGACGACGGCGCGCGTACCTTTACCTACGATCCGGCCAGCCCGAAAAATGGTCTGGTGGTCATCGAAAACTCGACCTCGGGCAATGTCCGCGACTGTCTGAATGCGGCGGTCAATGGCGGCACGTACAAAACCAGCGATCGCAGCGGCCAGGAGGTGACGGTGAATTTCGTTGCTGGTGGCAACAAGGCCATCGGCACGCTCTCCATGGATAGCCTGAAGGATTCGCTGAGCAGCGGCAAGTGGCAGTTCCGTGCTCTCGATGGCGTCGGTAAGCTCGTTCAGGATACCGCCGGTGCTGCGCCGACGACGGTCGTTCCGGCTGGCTATAGCGCCGGTAAGGTGCCGTCTTTTGATGCTTACGAGAATGGTGATTGGGATCTGCAAGGCTGGGTCTCCTTCAACGTGCCGGCTCGTACCACTGGCGCCAAGCTGGAATTCCTCAACAAGTTCATTTCCAATGCACAGTCTACCGCCGTCCTGCAAGCCACTGCCGACCTGAAGTTCGTCGCGGCCGGCATTCCGAGCAACGCCGGTGTTTCCGGGTCGTACGCGCTTGATGCCGAGTACCTCGGTAACAACCAGTGCAACCCGTATCAGCGTAACTACAACGACTAA
- a CDS encoding type II secretion system protein → MGRGRPASASRGFTLIELVVTVAIVGILAMAAMPMIEMNAKRQKEVELRAALREIRGGIDAYRRAVTEGKIEKKVDESGYPHRLEDLIRGVDNILDPNKAKLYFLRRLPRDPFNDDPAQSAAQSWGKRSYASPPDAPLEGADVFDVYSLSAGRGLNGIPYREW, encoded by the coding sequence ATGGGAAGGGGAAGGCCGGCATCGGCCAGCCGGGGCTTCACGCTGATCGAGCTGGTCGTCACCGTCGCCATTGTCGGTATTCTGGCCATGGCGGCGATGCCGATGATCGAGATGAATGCCAAGCGCCAGAAGGAAGTCGAGCTGCGCGCCGCGCTGCGTGAAATACGCGGCGGGATCGACGCCTATCGGCGGGCGGTGACCGAGGGAAAGATCGAAAAAAAGGTCGACGAAAGCGGTTATCCGCATCGCCTGGAAGACCTGATTCGCGGTGTCGACAACATCCTCGACCCCAATAAAGCCAAGCTCTATTTCCTCCGCCGTTTACCGCGCGACCCGTTCAACGACGACCCGGCGCAGTCGGCGGCGCAGAGTTGGGGCAAGCGCAGCTATGCCAGCCCGCCCGATGCGCCGCTCGAAGGGGCGGATGTTTTCGATGTGTATTCCTTGTCGGCGGGCCGCGGCCTGAACGGCATTCCTTACCGGGAGTGGTGA
- a CDS encoding PEP-CTERM sorting domain-containing protein, with amino-acid sequence MKFSLKTLAAAAVMVVAASGANAAIDAGATGNGELFFNVWDASGSYTRDLNITINSFEALVAAGGSLDLSFTQNATFATFLAGADLATLKWNVVAADAVNPLRILTTYTAPEVAPLKDSVTKAASTSVRNFASEVNKVIGGNDSVAVTSGSAAYAGANGVFGVKLGDILNFETTGSLANNSFASGLGFMRIDAKTTGTAASAYNEYMDGTSVVNVYLDSSKTLHIAAAAVPEPESYAMLLAGLGMIGFMAGRRNKRA; translated from the coding sequence ATGAAATTTTCTCTCAAGACTCTTGCTGCCGCAGCCGTGATGGTTGTCGCCGCTTCCGGTGCGAACGCTGCCATCGATGCCGGCGCTACCGGCAACGGCGAACTGTTTTTCAATGTATGGGATGCCAGCGGCTCCTACACCCGTGACCTCAACATCACGATCAACAGCTTTGAAGCCCTGGTTGCCGCCGGTGGCAGCCTTGACCTGAGCTTCACCCAGAATGCGACCTTCGCCACTTTCCTGGCCGGTGCTGACTTGGCTACGCTGAAATGGAACGTTGTTGCCGCCGATGCCGTGAATCCCTTGCGTATCCTGACGACTTACACTGCGCCGGAAGTTGCCCCGCTCAAGGACAGCGTGACCAAAGCGGCCTCAACCAGTGTGCGCAATTTTGCCTCTGAGGTTAACAAGGTTATTGGCGGCAACGATTCCGTCGCTGTGACTTCTGGCAGCGCGGCCTATGCAGGCGCTAACGGTGTGTTTGGTGTCAAATTGGGCGATATTTTGAATTTCGAAACCACTGGCTCGCTGGCCAATAACAGCTTTGCCAGCGGCCTCGGCTTCATGCGTATCGATGCCAAGACGACTGGCACGGCCGCTTCCGCCTACAACGAGTACATGGATGGTACCTCCGTAGTCAATGTGTACCTCGACTCCAGCAAGACCCTGCATATCGCTGCTGCTGCGGTTCCTGAACCGGAGTCCTACGCGATGCTGCTGGCCGGTCTCGGCATGATCGGTTTCATGGCTGGCCGTCGCAACAAGCGCGCCTAA